In Streptomyces sp. TLI_146, the genomic stretch CCGGGGGCGGCCCGACGCGCTCATCGGCGGCTCTGCATCCGCCTCCGACCGGTTCCCCAACCGCCTCCCCCAGCATGGCTGTTGACCGGAGAACACCTTTGAGGAGGTCGACATGTCCTGGGCACCGCCTGTGGGTGCGTTCGTGGAGCCGCAGCTGTTCCGGCACATACTCGGCCACGTCCCGAGCCCCGTCACCGTGGTCACCGCGGCGACGGCGGCCGGGCCCGCCGGACTTGTGGTGGGGTCGTTCGTGTCGGTGTCGCTCGAACCGCCCCTCGTAGGGATCTTCATCGACGAGAAGTCGGTGAGCTGGCCGCCGATGAGCGAGGCGGGGTCCTTCACCGTCAACATCCTCGCCCACGACCAGCAGGAGCTGTGCGCGCGCTTCGCCAAGAGCGGCGGACCGGGTGACACCGCGAGCAAGTTCGCCGGTCTGACGTGGTGGGAGTCGCCGCACGGCAACCCGGTGCTGCCGGGCACCACCGCCTGGCTGGACTGTCTGGTGCGCCAGGTCCAGCGGCTCG encodes the following:
- a CDS encoding flavin reductase family protein gives rise to the protein MSWAPPVGAFVEPQLFRHILGHVPSPVTVVTAATAAGPAGLVVGSFVSVSLEPPLVGIFIDEKSVSWPPMSEAGSFTVNILAHDQQELCARFAKSGGPGDTASKFAGLTWWESPHGNPVLPGTTAWLDCLVRQVQRLGDHFFAVAEVVGLGVDAARPPLVFHRGALHTVAPSSEGSAERA